A genomic segment from Microbulbifer elongatus encodes:
- a CDS encoding TIGR04219 family outer membrane beta-barrel protein, with amino-acid sequence MKKITLAICAALASASASADTILGFDATLGAWKPAYSGTIGVDNFNVDEFALAEDNVTFIQAALEHPIPLIPNILVAHSKIETNGATTLDENVTFGDETFVAGSELSANMTLSHTDATLYYEILDNWVNLDLGLTARMYDGDFQGDGVIGLACIPESAPCPSVQQTETIELSGVLPMVYGVARFDLPFTGWSIIAQGNGTSYNGDRHTDLTAKIRWDFVPALDFAIEAGYRSMTLDVKELDALQSDLEIKGPYLGLNLHL; translated from the coding sequence ATGAAAAAAATAACCCTGGCCATCTGCGCAGCACTGGCCTCCGCTTCTGCCAGTGCCGACACCATCCTCGGCTTCGACGCAACACTGGGTGCCTGGAAGCCCGCCTATAGCGGCACCATTGGCGTCGACAATTTCAATGTCGATGAATTTGCCCTCGCCGAAGACAACGTGACCTTTATTCAGGCAGCCCTGGAACACCCGATCCCCCTGATCCCGAATATTCTGGTGGCGCACAGCAAGATCGAAACCAATGGTGCAACCACCCTGGACGAAAACGTAACCTTCGGCGATGAAACCTTTGTGGCGGGCTCCGAGCTCAGCGCGAATATGACGCTGAGCCATACCGACGCCACACTGTATTACGAGATCCTCGATAACTGGGTCAACCTGGATCTCGGCCTCACCGCCCGTATGTACGACGGTGACTTCCAGGGCGACGGCGTTATCGGCTTGGCTTGCATCCCGGAATCTGCCCCCTGCCCATCGGTACAGCAAACGGAAACGATCGAACTCTCCGGGGTTCTGCCCATGGTTTACGGCGTAGCCCGTTTCGACCTGCCCTTCACCGGCTGGTCCATCATCGCCCAGGGCAACGGCACCAGCTATAACGGCGACCGTCACACCGATCTGACCGCCAAGATCCGCTGGGACTTCGTACCCGCACTGGATTTCGCCATCGAAGCCGGTTACCGCTCCATGACCCTGGACGTCAAAGAGCTGGACGCCCTGCAGAGCGACCTGGAAATCAAGGGCCCCTACCTCGGTCTGAACCTGCACCTGTAA
- the sixA gene encoding phosphohistidine phosphatase SixA — protein sequence MLLFVMRHGHAEPLRKSDETRALTDEGRAEVAAVCRQRASELAQVKTIWASPFVRTRQTAKIVAETFDLPVEIQEFLTSETPVDVVLDALMAADAQRFPLMLVSHQPLVGTLVNGLCGSGDEHPMGTASLACISSEVWARDCAELEWLQHRP from the coding sequence GTGCTGTTGTTTGTAATGCGTCACGGCCATGCCGAACCCCTGCGGAAAAGCGATGAAACCCGCGCCCTGACCGACGAAGGGCGCGCGGAAGTCGCCGCCGTGTGTCGGCAGCGCGCCTCGGAGCTGGCACAGGTGAAGACCATCTGGGCAAGCCCCTTTGTGCGCACGCGGCAGACCGCCAAAATTGTGGCCGAAACCTTTGATCTGCCGGTGGAGATTCAGGAGTTTCTGACCAGCGAAACCCCGGTGGATGTAGTGCTGGACGCACTGATGGCAGCAGATGCACAGCGCTTTCCCTTGATGCTGGTCAGCCATCAGCCATTGGTGGGTACCCTGGTAAACGGGCTCTGTGGCAGCGGTGATGAGCACCCGATGGGCACCGCCAGTCTCGCCTGTATTTCCAGTGAAGTCTGGGCGCGCGATTGTGCCGAACTGGAGTGGTTGCAGCACAGGCCCTGA
- the prmB gene encoding 50S ribosomal protein L3 N(5)-glutamine methyltransferase, whose product MIEKRESDLHELCTVLDYIRWGASHFNEAQLWFGHGTDNAWDEAVLLVTHALHLPVDSKPEILSARLTMPEREAVMEVLRKRVNERLPAPYLTNEAWFCDLPFYVDARVLVPRSPIGELIRNRFEPWLPQEPLAILDLCCGSGCIGIACAEAFPEARVDLSDISSDALEVAQININRHHLNEEVRAVQSDLFAGLKGCSYDLIVSNPPYVDARDLAEMPAEYQAEPGLALGSGDDGLDFTRRLLLEAPDYLQPEGVLVCEVGNSWVALEEAYPRVPFFWPELEDGGHGVFVLTREELLACRAMFAEAV is encoded by the coding sequence ATGATAGAGAAACGGGAGTCCGATCTGCACGAATTGTGTACCGTGCTGGACTATATCCGCTGGGGCGCCAGCCATTTCAATGAAGCGCAGCTGTGGTTCGGCCACGGCACCGACAATGCGTGGGATGAAGCTGTCCTGCTGGTCACCCACGCGTTGCACCTGCCCGTGGACAGCAAGCCGGAAATCCTGTCCGCGCGGCTGACCATGCCGGAGCGGGAAGCGGTTATGGAAGTGCTGCGCAAGCGGGTCAATGAGCGCTTGCCCGCGCCTTATCTCACCAACGAAGCCTGGTTCTGTGACCTGCCGTTTTATGTGGACGCGCGGGTACTGGTGCCGCGCTCCCCGATTGGAGAGCTGATCCGCAACCGCTTTGAACCCTGGTTGCCGCAGGAGCCTCTCGCCATTCTTGATCTCTGTTGCGGCAGTGGCTGCATCGGCATTGCCTGTGCCGAGGCATTTCCGGAGGCGCGGGTGGATCTCAGTGATATTTCTTCCGATGCCCTCGAGGTCGCCCAGATCAATATCAATCGGCATCATCTCAATGAAGAGGTGCGCGCGGTACAGTCGGACCTGTTTGCTGGCCTCAAGGGTTGTAGTTATGACCTGATCGTCAGCAACCCGCCGTATGTGGACGCCCGGGATCTGGCGGAAATGCCCGCGGAGTACCAGGCGGAGCCGGGGCTGGCGCTGGGTTCCGGTGACGACGGTCTGGATTTCACCCGTCGCCTGTTACTGGAAGCGCCGGACTATCTGCAGCCGGAGGGAGTGCTGGTGTGTGAAGTCGGCAATAGCTGGGTCGCGCTGGAAGAAGCCTATCCGCGGGTACCGTTTTTCTGGCCAGAGCTGGAAGATGGGGGGCACGGGGTTTTCGTGCTGACCCGGGAAGAGCTGCTGGCCTGCCGCGCCATGTTTGCGGAGGCGGTTTGA
- the htpG gene encoding molecular chaperone HtpG, with the protein MTVEAHKESHGFQTEAKQLLHLMIHSLYSNKEIFLRELVSNASDAADKLRFEALSNPGLLAEDPDLRIRIEFDKDAGTLTITDNGIGMSRDEVIENLGTIARSGTANFMQNLTGDQKKDAHLIGQFGVGFYSAFIVADKVDVFTRRAGADASQGVHWECSGEAEYSVENVEWPHRGTRVVLHLKDEAKEFADDWRLRSIIKKYSDHIAIPVEMLKQEVPSDDEESKEDKAPEFEAVNAAQALWTRPRSEVKSEEYKEFYKHISHDFDDPLTWSHNRVEGKLDYTSLLYIPARAPFDLYQRDAARGLKLYVQRTFIMDDAEQFLPLYLRFVKGVLDSNDLPLNVSREILQKDQNTDAIKSALTKRVLDMLDKLAKKDADQYQKFWDLFGSVMKEGPAEDFSNKEKIAKLLRFSTTHTDDAKQDQSLEDYVGRMQEGQKNIYYVCADNFATAKSSPYLEVFRKKGIEVLLLTDQVDEWFVGHMQEFDGKAFQDVAKGALDLGEAENEDDKAEREKAEKEAGALVERVKEVLKERVEDVRATTRLVDSPACLVASDNDMGLQMRRILEQAGQTLPDAKPVFEVNPNHPLVQRLDQEQDEDRFADLTNILMDQANLAAGNQLADPADYVRRLNTLLLELNR; encoded by the coding sequence ATGACTGTTGAGGCGCATAAAGAGAGCCACGGCTTCCAGACAGAGGCCAAGCAGTTACTGCACCTGATGATCCACTCGCTGTACTCCAACAAGGAGATTTTCCTGCGCGAGCTGGTATCCAACGCTTCCGACGCCGCCGACAAGCTGCGCTTCGAGGCGCTCTCCAATCCCGGCCTCCTGGCGGAAGACCCGGATCTGCGTATCCGCATCGAATTCGACAAGGACGCGGGTACCCTGACCATTACCGATAATGGTATCGGTATGAGCCGCGACGAGGTCATCGAGAATCTCGGTACCATCGCCCGCTCCGGCACCGCCAACTTTATGCAGAACCTTACCGGCGACCAGAAGAAGGACGCGCACCTGATCGGTCAGTTCGGTGTGGGCTTCTACTCCGCCTTTATCGTCGCCGACAAGGTCGACGTATTCACCCGCCGCGCAGGCGCCGATGCCAGCCAGGGTGTGCACTGGGAGTGCAGCGGCGAAGCCGAATACTCGGTGGAGAACGTCGAATGGCCGCACCGCGGTACCCGCGTGGTGCTGCACCTGAAAGATGAAGCCAAAGAATTTGCCGATGACTGGCGCCTGCGCTCCATCATCAAAAAGTACTCCGACCACATCGCTATCCCGGTGGAAATGCTGAAGCAGGAAGTGCCCTCTGATGACGAGGAGAGCAAGGAAGACAAGGCGCCAGAGTTTGAAGCGGTCAACGCCGCCCAGGCCCTGTGGACCCGCCCGCGCTCCGAGGTGAAAAGTGAGGAGTACAAAGAGTTCTACAAGCATATCTCCCACGACTTTGACGACCCGCTCACCTGGAGCCACAACCGTGTGGAAGGCAAGCTGGACTACACCAGCCTGTTGTATATCCCGGCGCGCGCGCCTTTTGATCTGTACCAGCGCGATGCCGCCCGCGGCCTCAAGCTGTACGTACAGCGCACCTTCATCATGGACGACGCCGAGCAGTTCCTGCCCCTGTACCTTCGCTTCGTCAAGGGTGTACTGGATTCCAACGATCTGCCGCTGAACGTCTCCCGCGAGATCCTGCAGAAAGACCAGAATACCGACGCCATCAAGAGCGCCCTGACCAAGCGCGTGCTGGACATGCTGGACAAGCTGGCGAAGAAAGACGCGGATCAGTACCAGAAGTTCTGGGATCTGTTCGGCTCGGTGATGAAAGAGGGCCCGGCGGAAGATTTCTCCAACAAAGAGAAAATTGCCAAGCTGCTGCGTTTCTCCACCACCCACACCGACGATGCCAAGCAGGATCAGTCCCTGGAAGACTATGTTGGTCGCATGCAGGAGGGTCAGAAGAACATCTATTACGTGTGCGCTGACAACTTTGCCACCGCCAAGTCCTCCCCGTACCTGGAAGTCTTCCGCAAGAAAGGCATCGAAGTACTGCTGCTGACCGATCAGGTGGACGAGTGGTTCGTTGGCCATATGCAGGAGTTCGACGGCAAGGCGTTCCAGGACGTGGCCAAAGGCGCCCTGGATCTGGGTGAAGCGGAAAATGAAGACGACAAGGCCGAGCGCGAAAAGGCAGAAAAAGAAGCCGGTGCGTTGGTAGAGCGCGTCAAGGAAGTGCTGAAAGAGCGCGTGGAAGACGTGCGCGCAACGACCCGCCTGGTGGATTCCCCGGCGTGTCTGGTGGCCAGCGACAACGATATGGGGCTGCAGATGCGCCGTATTCTGGAGCAGGCGGGACAGACACTGCCGGATGCCAAGCCGGTATTTGAAGTGAACCCCAATCACCCGCTGGTGCAGCGCCTGGATCAGGAGCAGGATGAAGACCGCTTTGCGGATCTCACCAATATCCTGATGGATCAGGCAAATCTGGCGGCGGGCAACCAGCTGGCGGACCCTGCGGACTATGTGCGCCGCCTGAACACACTGCTGCTGGAGCTGAATCGCTAA
- a CDS encoding 5-carboxymethyl-2-hydroxymuconate Delta-isomerase → MPHLVIEYSQKLEECISIPALVSNGQQAMSETGLFNASAIKTRALPYRDFVLGKSHEGSSNLFIHAEVRILEGRTAEQKEALSAAIFNYLCEAAPDVPEISVEVRDMQKASYSKRIPF, encoded by the coding sequence ATGCCCCATCTGGTGATTGAGTATTCGCAAAAACTGGAAGAGTGTATTTCCATTCCCGCTCTGGTCAGCAATGGCCAGCAGGCGATGAGTGAGACCGGGCTATTCAATGCCAGCGCGATCAAAACCCGCGCCCTGCCCTACCGGGACTTCGTGCTCGGCAAAAGCCATGAGGGCTCGAGCAACCTGTTTATTCACGCGGAAGTACGCATTCTGGAAGGGCGCACGGCAGAGCAGAAAGAAGCGTTGAGCGCAGCGATTTTTAACTACCTGTGCGAGGCAGCGCCGGATGTTCCGGAAATCTCCGTGGAAGTGCGGGATATGCAAAAGGCCAGCTATTCCAAGCGAATCCCCTTCTAA
- a CDS encoding NAD(P)H-dependent glycerol-3-phosphate dehydrogenase: protein MTQQDVSSDAPESRMSIAVLGGGSFGTAIANIVAGNGHDTRQWMRDPERAAACMADRENRHYLPGVALHPDLNITADLEQAVRGCQVVFVAIPSKSFREVVHRAAPVLDQGTMLISLTKGVEHDSFHLMSDILREETEGMRVGVLSGPNFAKEVVAGHYTATVIASEDESLCTTIQKVLHSETFRVYSSNDVFGVELAGALKNIYAIVTGMAVALGRGQNTTSLLITRALAEMMRFAEAIGADPMTFIGLAGVGDLILTCSSDLSRNYRVGYLVGKGKKLEDAVAEIGQVAEGVNTVRLIKAKADELGVYMPLVSAIHAILFEGTPIPTVIRELMSGAQTFDVAYSAKP from the coding sequence ATGACCCAGCAAGACGTATCTTCAGACGCCCCGGAATCCAGAATGTCCATCGCCGTGCTCGGTGGTGGCAGTTTTGGCACCGCGATCGCCAATATTGTTGCCGGAAACGGCCACGACACCCGCCAGTGGATGCGCGACCCCGAGCGCGCCGCCGCCTGTATGGCGGATCGGGAAAATCGCCACTACCTGCCCGGCGTAGCACTGCATCCGGACCTCAATATCACCGCAGACCTCGAGCAGGCAGTGCGTGGTTGTCAGGTGGTATTTGTGGCGATCCCCAGTAAATCTTTCCGTGAGGTAGTGCACCGCGCCGCGCCGGTGCTGGATCAGGGCACCATGCTCATTTCCCTGACCAAGGGCGTGGAGCACGACAGCTTCCACCTGATGAGCGATATTCTGCGCGAGGAAACCGAAGGTATGCGGGTTGGGGTACTGAGTGGCCCTAACTTTGCCAAGGAGGTTGTCGCGGGGCACTACACCGCCACGGTGATCGCCAGTGAAGACGAGTCCCTGTGTACTACCATCCAGAAGGTGCTGCATTCAGAGACCTTCCGCGTCTACTCCAGTAACGATGTGTTTGGCGTAGAGCTGGCGGGGGCGCTGAAAAATATTTACGCGATTGTCACCGGTATGGCCGTTGCGCTGGGGCGTGGGCAGAACACCACCAGTCTGCTGATCACGCGCGCGCTGGCGGAAATGATGCGCTTTGCCGAGGCCATCGGCGCCGATCCCATGACGTTTATCGGTCTTGCCGGTGTGGGAGACCTGATTCTTACCTGCTCTTCGGATCTCAGCCGCAACTACCGGGTGGGATACCTGGTGGGTAAGGGCAAGAAACTGGAAGATGCGGTTGCCGAGATCGGCCAGGTGGCGGAAGGCGTGAACACGGTTCGCCTGATTAAGGCCAAAGCCGATGAATTGGGCGTCTATATGCCCTTGGTTTCTGCCATTCACGCCATATTATTTGAAGGTACCCCGATTCCCACGGTTATCCGCGAGCTGATGTCCGGGGCGCAAACCTTTGATGTGGCCTATTCGGCCAAACCCTGA
- a CDS encoding DUF4389 domain-containing protein, with the protein MSNEELKQNLTSTNQWLRLVYMVLFAVLLEIAGFVMLAVVIAQFLFAIFTGGANDNLRRLGDQISSYIYQTLQFLIYNTEEKPFPFSEWPESEEEDLSSYESAEEVDGEVIDDVDTLEAELDDVEAEVDEVQAEVDEVLGESSDDVIEPESASAEGQAAEKPAKRKKPAKTSKASDEEETVIELGADSAEAAASDSEGKASDEKK; encoded by the coding sequence ATGAGCAATGAAGAATTGAAACAAAACCTGACCTCAACCAACCAGTGGCTGCGCCTTGTGTATATGGTGCTGTTTGCGGTGCTGCTGGAAATCGCCGGCTTTGTGATGCTGGCGGTGGTTATCGCCCAATTCCTGTTCGCCATTTTTACTGGCGGAGCCAACGATAACCTGCGCCGCCTGGGGGATCAGATTTCCTCCTATATCTATCAGACGCTGCAGTTTCTGATCTACAACACCGAAGAGAAGCCGTTCCCGTTTTCCGAGTGGCCAGAGTCTGAAGAGGAAGACCTGTCCAGCTACGAAAGTGCGGAAGAAGTGGATGGTGAGGTAATTGACGACGTCGACACCCTCGAGGCCGAACTGGACGACGTCGAAGCCGAAGTGGACGAAGTACAGGCCGAAGTGGATGAGGTTCTGGGCGAAAGTAGCGACGACGTGATTGAGCCGGAAAGCGCCTCCGCCGAGGGGCAGGCCGCAGAGAAGCCCGCCAAGCGCAAGAAGCCGGCAAAAACCAGTAAAGCCAGCGATGAGGAAGAGACCGTCATCGAATTGGGTGCTGACTCCGCGGAGGCGGCCGCATCGGACAGTGAAGGCAAGGCTTCCGACGAGAAGAAGTAA
- the aroC gene encoding chorismate synthase: MSGNTFGKLFCVTTFGESHGPALGCIVDGCPPGLEISAEEIQLELDRRKPGTSRYTTQRREADAVKILSGVFEGQTTGTPIGLLIENTDQRSKDYANIAEQIRPAHADYTYWAKYGLRDYRGGGRSSARETAMRVAAGAIAKKWLKQQFGIEVRGYLSQLGPIKTDKLDWSQVSENPFFCPDADKVPEMEAYMQALIKEGNSIGARISVHASGVPAGLGEPIFDRLDADLAHALMSINAVKGVEIGAGFASVEQKGTEHRDEITPEGFQSNNAGGVLGGISSGQELIAHIALKPTSSLRIPGKSLDTNGNPIEVVTKGRHDPCVGIRATPIAEAMMALVLIDHIMRQRAQNGDVEFGLTIPAGDSA, encoded by the coding sequence ATGTCGGGCAACACATTTGGCAAACTGTTCTGTGTCACCACGTTTGGCGAAAGCCACGGTCCTGCGTTGGGCTGTATTGTGGATGGCTGCCCTCCGGGACTGGAAATCTCCGCCGAAGAAATCCAGCTGGAACTGGATCGGCGCAAACCCGGTACCTCCCGCTATACCACCCAGCGCCGCGAAGCGGATGCGGTGAAGATTCTTTCCGGTGTGTTCGAAGGACAAACCACCGGAACCCCGATCGGTCTGCTGATTGAAAACACCGATCAGCGCTCCAAAGATTACGCCAATATCGCCGAGCAGATTCGGCCGGCCCATGCGGATTACACCTACTGGGCCAAGTACGGCCTGCGGGACTATCGCGGTGGCGGCCGTTCTTCCGCGCGGGAAACCGCGATGCGTGTAGCCGCGGGCGCGATTGCCAAGAAGTGGCTCAAGCAGCAGTTTGGGATCGAGGTGCGGGGCTATCTGTCCCAGTTAGGCCCGATCAAAACCGACAAGCTGGACTGGTCTCAGGTCAGCGAAAACCCGTTCTTCTGCCCGGACGCGGACAAGGTGCCGGAGATGGAGGCGTACATGCAGGCGCTGATCAAAGAGGGCAACTCCATCGGTGCGCGTATTTCCGTACATGCGAGCGGCGTGCCGGCGGGGCTCGGTGAACCGATCTTTGATCGCCTGGATGCGGATCTGGCTCACGCATTGATGAGTATCAATGCGGTCAAAGGCGTGGAAATCGGAGCTGGGTTTGCTTCCGTGGAGCAGAAAGGGACCGAGCACCGTGATGAGATTACCCCGGAAGGTTTTCAGTCAAACAATGCCGGCGGTGTGCTGGGCGGTATTTCCAGTGGTCAGGAACTGATTGCACATATTGCCCTGAAACCCACTTCCAGCCTGCGTATCCCGGGCAAAAGCCTCGACACCAACGGCAACCCGATCGAGGTAGTGACCAAGGGGCGCCACGATCCCTGCGTGGGTATTCGTGCGACGCCGATTGCAGAGGCGATGATGGCGCTGGTGCTGATCGACCACATCATGCGTCAGCGGGCGCAGAACGGGGATGTGGAGTTTGGCTTGACGATTCCGGCGGGCGACTCCGCCTGA
- a CDS encoding DUF4389 domain-containing protein, with protein sequence MNNAQLKQNLTSADHWTRLLFMVLFVILLEVAGVVMLATIVLQFLFAIVSGGPNENLRQMGNQIASYIYQTLQFLIYNTEEKPFPFSEWPES encoded by the coding sequence ATGAATAATGCACAACTGAAGCAGAACCTGACCTCGGCCGACCACTGGACGCGTCTGTTGTTCATGGTGCTGTTCGTGATCCTGCTGGAGGTTGCGGGTGTCGTCATGCTGGCGACGATCGTGTTGCAGTTCCTGTTCGCCATTGTCTCTGGTGGCCCGAATGAGAATCTGCGCCAGATGGGCAATCAGATTGCCTCCTATATCTACCAGACCCTGCAATTCCTGATCTACAACACCGAAGAAAAACCGTTTCCTTTTTCCGAGTGGCCGGAATCCTGA
- the folE gene encoding GTP cyclohydrolase I FolE: MKEHYAHIIEAIGEDLERPGLKDTPQRAAKAMQYLTRGYHQTVEEIVNDALFPSDCSEMVLVKDIELYSMCEHHMLPFIGKAHVAYIPDGKVLGLSKVARIVDMFARRLQIQEQLTVQVAETIQRVTGAAGVGVIIEAKHMCMMMRGVEKQNSVMKTSAMLGSFRSQQATRNEFLSLIR; encoded by the coding sequence ATGAAAGAACACTACGCACACATTATCGAAGCCATTGGTGAAGACCTGGAGCGCCCGGGACTGAAAGACACCCCTCAGCGCGCGGCCAAGGCCATGCAGTACCTGACCCGCGGCTACCATCAGACGGTGGAAGAGATTGTCAACGACGCTCTGTTCCCCTCCGACTGCAGCGAAATGGTATTGGTGAAAGATATCGAGCTCTACTCCATGTGCGAACATCATATGCTGCCGTTTATTGGCAAGGCGCACGTTGCTTACATCCCCGATGGCAAAGTACTGGGTCTGTCCAAAGTGGCGCGCATTGTAGACATGTTTGCGCGACGTTTGCAGATTCAGGAACAATTAACCGTACAGGTGGCCGAGACGATCCAACGGGTAACCGGGGCCGCGGGTGTGGGCGTCATTATCGAAGCCAAACACATGTGCATGATGATGCGCGGGGTGGAAAAGCAAAACTCGGTAATGAAAACGTCGGCGATGCTGGGCTCATTCCGCAGCCAGCAGGCCACCCGCAACGAGTTCCTGTCCCTGATCCGCTAG
- a CDS encoding alpha/beta fold hydrolase has protein sequence MQGNQIAARQWGDPAGVPVLALHGWLDNCASFDKMAPMLKGLNLVAVDLAGHGQSYHRHRDANYTIWTEIEDVLAIADALGWARFAMLAHSRGAVIATIAAATFPERVQRLALIDGLVPPPTTDAEAPETLRKGIEQRARYRGRRSRVFESLEVAVTARKHGLFKLSDDAARALVERGVRSCEGGYTWSNDPQLMASSLAKMNEPQVRAFLSRATMPIRLALGKEGIQGMIERIRPLAEQMPNLALREFAGGHHLHMEDSAEDIAEWFLPFLCGGEGRAG, from the coding sequence GTGCAGGGCAATCAAATCGCTGCCCGGCAATGGGGAGATCCCGCGGGCGTTCCGGTACTGGCGTTGCACGGCTGGCTGGATAACTGTGCCAGTTTCGACAAAATGGCGCCGATGCTCAAAGGCCTCAACCTGGTTGCGGTGGACCTCGCCGGCCACGGGCAGAGTTATCACCGTCACCGGGACGCGAATTACACCATCTGGACCGAAATAGAGGACGTGCTGGCCATTGCCGACGCGCTTGGCTGGGCCCGGTTTGCCATGCTGGCGCATTCCCGTGGGGCGGTCATTGCCACAATTGCTGCGGCCACTTTTCCCGAGCGGGTTCAGCGGCTTGCGCTGATCGATGGGCTGGTGCCGCCACCGACCACCGATGCGGAGGCGCCGGAAACCCTGCGCAAAGGGATCGAGCAACGCGCACGCTACCGCGGGCGCCGCAGCCGGGTGTTTGAATCGCTCGAGGTGGCGGTGACCGCGCGCAAACACGGCCTGTTCAAATTGAGCGACGACGCGGCCCGTGCGCTGGTGGAGCGGGGTGTGCGCTCCTGTGAGGGGGGGTATACCTGGAGCAATGATCCCCAGCTGATGGCGAGCTCACTGGCCAAAATGAATGAACCTCAGGTGCGCGCTTTTCTCTCCCGGGCCACCATGCCGATTCGGCTGGCCCTGGGCAAAGAGGGTATTCAGGGGATGATTGAGCGCATTCGGCCCCTGGCTGAGCAGATGCCGAATTTAGCGTTGAGGGAGTTTGCCGGCGGCCACCACCTGCATATGGAGGACAGTGCAGAGGACATTGCGGAGTGGTTTTTACCCTTTCTCTGTGGCGGGGAAGGGCGGGCCGGTTAA
- a CDS encoding LysR family transcriptional regulator, which produces MEIQWLRAFLAISEQGSVSEAAEQLHLTQPAVSKRLASLEQQLGTPLFDRIGRKLQLTNAGRALLPRARHILNEVSDAEHELRSLGETIGGSLRIATSHHVGLHHLPPVLREFSNLYPDVALDIDFLDSEQAYEALMAGEYELAVVTLALKDYPNLNAQIIWPDPCVVVAAPDHPLAQMPELDLPALAQYPAILPDMNTYTGRLIKREFDAHGLKLTAKLATNFLETIKMMAGVGLGWSVLPKTLIDDTLAELPMPQLSIVRNLGIIYHRNRTLSNAANALQQLLFKEARGL; this is translated from the coding sequence ATGGAAATCCAGTGGCTCAGGGCCTTTCTTGCCATTTCAGAACAGGGCTCCGTTTCGGAGGCCGCGGAACAGCTGCACCTGACGCAACCGGCGGTCAGCAAACGCCTGGCCTCCCTGGAGCAGCAGCTGGGCACCCCCCTGTTTGACCGAATCGGCCGCAAACTACAGTTGACCAACGCCGGGCGCGCCCTGTTACCCCGCGCGCGCCATATCCTGAACGAGGTCAGCGACGCAGAGCACGAGCTGCGCAGCCTCGGCGAGACCATTGGCGGCAGCCTGCGTATTGCCACCAGCCACCACGTGGGCCTGCACCACCTGCCACCGGTGCTGCGCGAGTTCAGCAACCTCTACCCGGATGTGGCGCTGGATATCGACTTTCTCGACTCGGAACAGGCCTATGAAGCACTGATGGCCGGTGAATACGAGCTGGCGGTGGTCACCCTGGCCCTGAAGGATTACCCCAATCTCAACGCACAGATTATCTGGCCGGACCCCTGCGTGGTGGTGGCCGCCCCGGACCACCCGCTGGCACAGATGCCCGAACTGGACCTGCCGGCCCTGGCACAGTACCCGGCCATCCTGCCGGATATGAACACCTACACCGGCCGCCTGATCAAACGGGAATTCGACGCCCACGGGCTCAAGCTGACCGCCAAACTGGCCACCAACTTCCTGGAAACCATCAAGATGATGGCGGGCGTCGGCCTCGGCTGGAGCGTGCTGCCGAAAACCCTGATCGACGATACCCTCGCCGAACTGCCCATGCCGCAACTGAGCATTGTGCGCAACCTGGGCATCATCTATCACCGCAACCGCACCCTGAGCAATGCGGCCAATGCCCTGCAGCAGCTGCTGTTCAAGGAAGCCCGCGGCCTCTGA